Proteins co-encoded in one bacterium genomic window:
- the moeB gene encoding molybdopterin-synthase adenylyltransferase MoeB has protein sequence MASAGRRFTNEQMERYARHIVLPQVGGKGQWKLRDARVFIVGAGGLGSPILMYLAAAGVGTIEVIDDDRVDLSNLQRQIIHTTSRIDELKVESARQAIADINPDVQVITHAERLTKATVMERLSNADVIVEGSDNFPTRFLVADAAYLLRKPLVSGAMFRFEGQVTVFPNDGAPTSPCYRCLFQEPPPPGLIPSCQEAGIFGSVPGVIGSLQATEVIKLIVGIGEPLFGRLIVFDALAMKFREVRLQRDPDCPLNGDNPTITEPVEYEQTGCNFNAEGSESNG, from the coding sequence ATGGCATCGGCCGGGCGACGCTTCACGAACGAGCAGATGGAGCGCTATGCGCGCCACATCGTCCTGCCCCAGGTTGGCGGCAAGGGACAGTGGAAACTGCGCGATGCACGCGTCTTCATCGTTGGCGCCGGTGGACTTGGCAGTCCGATCCTCATGTACCTGGCAGCCGCAGGCGTTGGTACTATTGAGGTGATCGACGACGATCGGGTGGATCTGTCGAACCTTCAGCGCCAGATCATCCACACGACCTCGCGAATCGATGAGTTGAAGGTCGAATCGGCTCGTCAGGCCATCGCGGACATTAACCCGGATGTTCAGGTTATCACGCATGCGGAGCGCCTCACAAAGGCGACCGTAATGGAGCGCCTCTCGAATGCCGATGTCATCGTCGAGGGAAGCGATAACTTCCCGACGCGATTCCTGGTGGCGGACGCGGCGTATTTGCTTCGCAAGCCACTCGTCTCCGGCGCGATGTTCCGCTTCGAGGGGCAGGTTACCGTGTTTCCCAACGATGGCGCGCCGACTTCACCCTGCTACCGCTGCCTGTTTCAGGAACCGCCTCCGCCGGGGCTGATTCCAAGTTGCCAGGAGGCCGGGATCTTTGGCTCGGTCCCTGGCGTCATTGGAAGTCTGCAAGCGACGGAAGTGATCAAATTAATCGTCGGAATCGGCGAGCCGCTTTTTGGGCGATTGATTGTCTTCGATGCGCTGGCGATGAAGTTTCGAGAAGTGAGACTGCAGCGTGATCCGGACTGTCCGCTGAACGGGGACAATCCGACTATTACAGAGCCAGTCGAATACGAACAGACTGGATGCAATTTCAATGCGGAGGGAAGTGAATCGAATGGTTGA
- a CDS encoding pyruvate dehydrogenase kinase codes for MPIEMTKKLADEITIYARRKETRLTIKQLFDFGADPSPKVLLTSAQYLHTELPIRIAKRIKELETAPYGLSDMPSVKRIHEWYVETFIDLLDFPHPSAPEDDEAFSDLIERIKNRHNTVVSTMAQGIHELQRKLGTKELGDQLPAFLDRFYISRIGIRMLIGQHVALHQAQMDCDWVGIVCANCRPAEIARDAVAHARDVCVRSYGVAPPVGIYGRTDLRFTYVVSHLHHMLFELLKNSMRAVVETHSEEDFPEIKVIIADGQEDIAIKISDEGGGIPRSGMPRIWTYLYTTATPPPENAMYQTDFDPMAGYGYGLPISRLYARYFGGDLQVISMEGYGTDAYLHLNRLGDQEEALP; via the coding sequence ATGCCCATTGAGATGACCAAAAAGCTCGCCGACGAGATTACAATCTATGCGCGGCGAAAAGAGACCCGGCTCACCATCAAGCAGCTCTTCGACTTCGGCGCGGATCCCTCGCCGAAGGTCCTGCTGACGTCCGCTCAGTATCTCCACACGGAACTGCCGATCCGGATCGCGAAGCGCATCAAGGAACTGGAGACAGCGCCTTACGGCCTGTCCGATATGCCTTCGGTCAAGCGCATCCACGAGTGGTACGTTGAGACGTTCATCGACCTGCTGGACTTCCCGCATCCGAGCGCACCAGAGGATGACGAGGCGTTCTCCGATCTGATCGAGCGCATCAAGAACCGGCACAACACGGTCGTCTCCACAATGGCGCAGGGCATTCATGAGCTTCAGCGCAAGCTCGGGACGAAGGAACTGGGCGATCAACTGCCGGCATTCCTCGATCGATTCTACATCTCGCGTATCGGCATTCGTATGCTGATCGGACAGCACGTTGCCCTTCACCAGGCGCAGATGGACTGCGATTGGGTTGGGATCGTTTGCGCCAATTGCCGACCGGCCGAGATTGCTCGCGATGCCGTGGCGCATGCTCGCGACGTTTGCGTGCGCAGCTACGGTGTGGCGCCTCCGGTCGGTATCTATGGAAGGACCGATCTGCGATTCACGTATGTCGTGTCTCACTTGCACCACATGCTGTTTGAATTGCTGAAGAACTCCATGCGAGCCGTTGTGGAAACCCACAGCGAGGAGGACTTCCCCGAAATCAAGGTCATTATCGCCGACGGGCAGGAAGACATTGCCATCAAGATCTCCGACGAAGGCGGCGGCATCCCTCGCAGCGGCATGCCCCGCATCTGGACGTACCTTTACACGACAGCCACCCCGCCACCTGAGAATGCCATGTACCAGACCGACTTCGACCCGATGGCGGGCTATGGATACGGTCTGCCGATCAGTCGCCTGTATGCGCGGTACTTCGGGGGGGACTTGCAGGTGATCTCAATGGAAGGTTACGGGACGGACGCGTATCTTCATCTGAATCGTCTGGGCGACCAGGAAGAGGCGCTGCCCTAA
- a CDS encoding sulfurtransferase TusA family protein, with product MSSKDNIAASLDIRLEICPMTFVKTKLELEELEPGDLLEVFVREGEPLENVARSVKDEGHTVLERKPLGDAIWRLLIERGED from the coding sequence ATGAGCAGCAAAGACAACATCGCCGCCAGCCTGGACATTCGGCTTGAGATCTGTCCGATGACGTTCGTGAAAACGAAACTGGAACTGGAGGAGTTGGAGCCGGGTGACTTGCTCGAGGTCTTCGTGCGCGAGGGCGAGCCGCTGGAGAATGTGGCGCGTTCGGTGAAGGATGAGGGACACACGGTGCTGGAGCGCAAGCCGCTGGGCGATGCAATCTGGCGGCTACTGATCGAGCGGGGGGAGGACTGA
- the bshB1 gene encoding bacillithiol biosynthesis deacetylase BshB1, translating to MVDAMFIGAHPDDVEILGGGLVARMAADGKKVVIADATRGEMGTRGTPEERDEEARTAAEILGVTRINLNLPDGRIAEDIPAATRRVVEALRVHRPTLVFTHEPGDHHPDHNAVSQAVKFGFFQSNVLKYDTGQERFKPKRLFYFIGSRDRWPEEPSFIVDITDVFEQKMESLRAFKSQLQNSAYKGPATYISGNLGWHMMEARASFFGTLIGVKYGEPFRANEPLRIDDPLALSGL from the coding sequence ATGGTTGATGCAATGTTCATCGGGGCTCACCCGGACGATGTGGAAATCCTGGGTGGGGGATTGGTTGCCCGCATGGCAGCCGATGGGAAGAAGGTCGTGATCGCGGATGCGACACGCGGCGAGATGGGAACACGTGGGACTCCGGAAGAGCGTGATGAGGAGGCGAGGACCGCCGCGGAGATTCTTGGTGTGACGCGCATCAATCTGAACCTGCCGGACGGGCGCATTGCAGAGGATATCCCCGCGGCGACTCGGCGCGTTGTGGAGGCGCTCCGCGTGCACCGCCCGACGTTGGTTTTCACACACGAGCCCGGCGATCATCATCCGGATCACAATGCGGTTTCGCAGGCCGTGAAGTTCGGGTTCTTCCAATCCAATGTCCTGAAGTACGACACAGGGCAGGAGCGTTTCAAACCGAAGCGGCTGTTCTACTTCATCGGCAGCCGCGATCGTTGGCCGGAGGAGCCGTCGTTCATCGTAGATATTACCGACGTCTTCGAGCAGAAGATGGAGTCGCTCCGAGCCTTCAAATCGCAGCTTCAGAATTCTGCGTACAAGGGACCAGCCACTTACATCTCGGGCAATTTGGGCTGGCACATGATGGAAGCACGAGCGAGCTTCTTTGGCACACTAATCGGCGTGAAATACGGGGAGCCGTTCCGAGCGAACGAGCCCCTTCGCATCGACGATCCGCTTGCGTTGTCAGGGCTATAA